Proteins encoded within one genomic window of Besnoitia besnoiti strain Bb-Ger1 chromosome II, whole genome shotgun sequence:
- a CDS encoding hypothetical protein (encoded by transcript BESB_038940) — MHASTPQPQTSSPSSTDGDANDDEASRIFHHFASGQGEELLTCAEWKPVNKWDGLAKSFCQRLRKKPTLAEICEQAAADLIPKLTALYVRPGPNPVPEVVRQLSLYVLHPLIPRGKTAAPTEALGRVVSSIGASDVSRFQASLSTQSCSVKRTLQTLGERANKDTRKSRKDTIKSTEAREAIASRYLVLLEQVPAPDPVYAGLVVALVNLKPCLTRRRRNAKYHIPAGNKSIELKHRDAVVQAFAGAFLTAFYPPQEHCNGYTLSHNCAVLKGFLQARRALDSVAESVIQQAKYNSQSQVDAVQADMNTAAGSEADAELEDVLLQSKLSIYFTVRVAAAASGNSGAILGFFGRSKVLAKLIAKVALKMKSLITQIFGDGPASVASSEAEVGTTRALREVYIASTSAAVTCVTSRIGLANVTANVLVKLVKAAAEAAAKSRANSTSFLDIAASPAGDSPSTELSARQGEPLAIEPHQPADAGRTGALMPIRLISFAQKRTKSKNKSWDRWKPGLVGGAFVLLAIAIGTGAAYSFLWAAPWAIALVVVGIFSFLVATVLIILLSEKAILRKWFKRGARAAKKAEEEVAKALERRRMAEARMKRNLERNTFHSHDPVQTRSPWGTPGAPAGAPQPPLLPPSSPQPRPADAFDKTLHSPPIYPPPIYVNRDYNQ; from the exons ATGCACGCTTCGACA ccgcagccgcagacttCCTCCCCATCTTCCACCGATGGGGACGCGAACGATGACGAAGCATCACGCATCTTTCACCATTTCGCTTCTGGCCAAGGCGAAG AATTACTCACGTGCGCAGAGTGGAAACCGGTGAATAAGTGGGATGGCTTAGCAAAGAGCTTCTGCCAGCGTCTCAGGAAGAAACCCACTCTTGCTGAAATCTGCGAACAAGCAGCCGCCGATCTGATTCCGAAATTGACGGCGCTCTACGTGCGGCCTGGCCCGAATCCCGTTCCGG aGGTTGTACGACAGCTGAGCCTGTACGTGCTACATCCGTTAATTCCAAGAG GTAAAACGGCAGCTCCGACGGAGGCACTGGGGCGCGTCGTTTCATCCATTGGAGCTTCAGACGTCTCTCGATTTCAGGCGTCCCTCTCTACCCAGTCGTGTAGCGTAAAGAGAACCCTGCAGACCCTTGGCGAACGAGCCAACAAAGATACCCGGAAGTCGCGCAAGGATACAATAAAATCGACCGAAGCCCGTGAG GCGATCGCGTCCCGCTACCTCGTTCTACTGGAGCAAGTCCCTGCCCCAGATCCGGTGTACGCCGGGTTGGTTGTTGCCTTGGTCAACTTGAAGCCATGCttgacgcgcaggcgccgcaatGCAAAATATCACATTCCCGCGGGGAACAAAAGCATCGAACTGAAGCACCGAGATGCAGTAGTCCAAGCCTTCGCTGGGGCGTTTCTGACTGCCTTCTACCCCCCTCAAGAGCACTGCAACGGATATACTCTCTCACACAACTGTGCCGTCCTAAAAGGTTTTCTGcaagctcgccgcgccctcgatTCTGTTGCTGAGTCTGTCATCCAGCAGGCAAAGTACAACTCTCAAAGCCAGGTTGACGCTGTCCAAGCTGATATGAATACAGCAGCAGGATCTGAGGCTGATGCCGAGCTGGAGGACGTTCTGCTACAGAGCAAATTGTCAATCTACTTCACCGTTCGTGTTG ccgcagcagcttcgGGGAACTCCGGAGCGATCCTTGGATTTTTCGGACGATCTAAAGTCTTGGCCAAGCTGATTGCAAAGGTGGCTCTGAAGATGAAGTCGCTCATAACTCAGATTTTCGGAGACGGGCCCGCGAGCGTTGCTTCCTCAGAAGCGGAAGTTGGCACCACGAGGGCACTTCGCGAAGTCTACATTGCCAGCACCTCAGCCGCTGTGACTTGCGTGACGTCGCGTATTGGCTTGGCTAACGTGACTGCCAACGTTCTTGTCAAGTTGGTGAaagcagcggcagaagctGCGGCAAAGTCGAGGGCAAACTCGACCAGTTTCCTTGACATCGCTGCATCGCCTGCCGGAGACAGTCCATCCACAGAGCTCAGCGCTCGACAGGGGGAGCCCCTAGCTATCGAACCGCATCAACCCGCCGATGCCGGCAGAACCGGAGCTCTGATGCCGATCAGGCTCATCTCCTTTGCCCAGAAACGGACCAAAAGCAAGAACAAGTCGTGGGATCGATGGAAGCCAGGTTtagtcggcggcgccttcgtgtTGCTTGCCATCGCTATCGGGACTGGAGCTGCCTACAGCTTTTTGTGGGCGGCGCCTTGGGCGATCGCCCTTGTCGTTGTCGGTATCTTCTCCTTTCTGGTGGCTACGGTCCTTATTATATTGTTGTCGGAGAAAGCTATTCTCCGTAAGTGGTTCAAGAGAGGCGCTCGTGCTgcgaagaaagcagaggaggaagtggCGAAGGCCttggagagaagaaggatgGCGGAAGCCAGAATGAAACGAAACCTTGAACGGAACACATTTCACTCCCATGATCCAGTCCAGACCCGAAGTCCGTGGGGGACGCCAGGCGCACCCGCGGGAGCCCCTCAacctccgctgctgcctccttcaTCACCGCAACCTAGGCCGGCCGATGCGTTCGACAAGACACTTCACTCTCCACCCATCTACCCGCCTCCTATTTATGTCAACCGGGATTACAACCAGTAG